CCCTGCCAAAGCCCACCGAGTACTGCAGTCCCCTCTCCCGGGACAAAAGCTGGGGGATGAGACCCAGAACTGCTCAGACCCCAGTGACCAGACAGCAGTGCTGGGAGGGAGGAgccctgggcagggggagggcagggggagggcagggggagggcaaggggagggtagggggagggcagggggagggcagggctgtaGGGCAGCTCCCTGCAGGGGAGGCactgggctgggggagagggaagccGGCTCCAGGTCCGGCTCTGCACAGTGTGACCCGGGACAAGTTCCCCCCCGAGGGAGCCCATCCTCTGTGAAAGGTCCCCTCGAAGACCCTCCAGCTGTGACATTCTGGGATTGGGAGTCTCCCCCCAGACGGGACTAGCCTGTCGCTTCTCCAAGACCTCTGCTCTGTGTCTTCCTCCCGTCCTGTGCTCGTCCTGTGTCCTGACAGGGACTtacagctgggagcctgcttggggCCCCTTCAGAACCCAGAGCCCAGGCCTTTCTGTGGTCCCAGCCTCAGCCctccaaggagggaggggatgcTCTCTTCGAGGCCCCCGGCAATCCTCTGGCctctgctgtctctgtctctgcccctgagCGGGGTCTGCAGAGCACCTGCTGCAGGACCCTGGCTCTCGCCCCAGTGTGTGGACCCCGGTCGGCACGGCCCTCTCAGGACAGCGAGGTGCAGCAGGAGCCGCTGAGAAGCTGGGCACGAACCGTCTGGCAGGAGCCGCGCAGGTGCTGCCCATGGTCACCAGCAACGCCAGCTTctgtctccctgtccccctgGGGCGGACCCCTCTGACCCACGGCGGGGGGCACTGAGAGGGACAGGGTGGGCTCAGAATTCCTGGGGAACAGCCTGCGGGCAGGTGCCGCCCTGTGGACGGAACCGCTATCCCTCGGGGAGCCCTAGGCACAGCCCCCCTGTTGGAACAAGCCTGCTTCTCTGACTCGGGGTTAGCATCCTGTGTGCACCAGACTCTGCACATTTCCACAGGAGATGAGCCCTGGCCGCCTGGACTGGGGTGGGGACCCGGGTGTGACAGGACACTGTTGTTCTGTGCATGAATTCATGAGGAAGCCCGGTCACAGGAAGAGTCAAAGTCCAGCCCTTTACGGGCACCAGGAACCCCGATCGATTTACCCAGATGTCCTGTGTGTGCACGGGTTTATCGTGTTTGTGGCCGCACAGAGAGAGGACGCACATCCTTGATGGTGCTGACTTTTGGGAGGAGGCGCCCCTGGAACTTCTACTTGAATCAACCCCAGGATCCGTAGGATCACTTTGGATGAGCACAGAATACTTTCCAATCACAAGACGACCCGTTGAGCAGAGGGGACGTGCCCACACCAAGTCCAGGGCACAGTAGACATTGTTCTCAGCCGTGCGTGGGAGAACGCGTAGCTGGTCCTCCCTCCATCTCCACCACTCTGCCCAGCAGCTCGGGGGTCTCGGCTACCTGGTGACGGGGGACGGGACAGGGGCCACGGAAGCCAGCTGCTGTGGACACAGTCAGGAGAGTCCTCTCGGTCAGGAAGGCCCTGGCCGGACTTTGACTCCCCGTGGACACCGTAGGGTCACAGCATGGATGTCTGTGTCCCGGGGGCCCATCCGTGACCCCAGGAGGAGCCCCCGAGAGGGGCAGCTCGGGGAGAGACATGGGCTCCATCCTGAGTCCAGGAAGGCCGGGCTGATCCCAGGTGTGCTTGGTCAAGAATAACCGTCGTGGTCGTGAGAACGGCTCACTGGGATGGGAAGGCCTCCCTCTCCTGAAACCCTAGCACTCATTCTGGGAGGGCAGCACGGCTATTATGTCCCCGTCCCAGAGGGAAGGCTGAAGGCAGGGAGGTCACGTGACTGCTCCTGTCCACACGCTCACGGGTCGGAGGACCTGGTCTCACGCCTCCCGGACCCTCCCGTCCAGGCTACCGACCGCCCTGCTGCACCTGACCTCCCGGTCTGACCCCAGCACATTCCCTGTGTGTCAGACTCACACACGAACACTGAAATAAGAAGGCTCTAGAAGGAAACAAGAGAGAATTAGGAGCACACTTTGATGTGGGGGGTGATCTTTTGATGCCAGAGGTAAACCAGTAAGCCTTAAATGATCCATCTGTTTAACTTCATGAGGACAATAGCAGGGCTAACAGTCCAGAGATAATGGTGAAAGGCAAACCGGGaactatttatattattttgttggAAAACAGGCTAATCTTACTAATACAAGTCTAGCTCTACATgctaataagaaaaacagaatcacGGGCAGAGGACATGAGCCGACAGCTCACAGCGGCCAGAAAAGGAGATCAACAGTCATGGGACATGGTGACCGGGTTCATGTACAGGAGAAATGCTCATTCCAATACGAAGTGACATTATTTTCTCTTATCAATGTTGCAAAGGGCAGAAAGTTCGGTCACCGTGTGTTGGTGGGAAAACTAAGCATTATTGGGAGGAGAGCAGCGGGGGTCGCTCTTGGGAGGACGATGAGCAAGGTCTGTCAGAGGCTGAGATGGACCTGCCTTTGGTCCATTAGACCCACCCAGGGGTTATCCCAGTGTCTACACACCGTGCGTGCTGTCTACACAACCATGTGTGACCTATATACACTAAGTGTGGTGTGGATGAACCAGCGTGTGATGTATATGCCCGTGTGTGTGACGTATGAACACCCGAGTGTGATGGATGTGCCCCCGTGTGTGAGGCAGAATACGCTCCCACGTGCTGTGTGTCCATCAGCATGAGATAGACATGCCCTGTGAGTGACACCCATGCCCCGCCTACAACAGGTACGCCCCCATGGGTGAGGCATGTGCACCTGTCCACTTCTGTGCACCGAGTGTGACGGATGTGCCCCCGCGTGTGACGTGCGGACATCCGTGTGTGCAGAGCCTCCAATCCCAGGCTGCTCAGTGGGACCGTGTTTGCAGGGACAAGAGCACCCTGACTGCCCGGCACACGTGGAAGGAACTAGAGCCCACGTGGGGCCGTGGGCAGCTGATCACAAGACTCTTGCCCGCGTGCAGACGCAGGTGCAGCCCTGCCCGAGCCGTGCAGAGAAGAGGGGGGAGCAGAGCAGCGGGCGGCGTGGGGTCGGGCACGTGGAGACACACGTAGGTGCCTGTCAGTGCAGAGACCCCCTCCGGAGGGACACACTCGAACCTGGAAGAGCACAGGCCTGTGGGAAGGGCAACTGGGCAGCGGGGCTCAGAGGTCGGAGAGAGGATGCATTTCCATCTCCAGCGCCCCTCCTTTACTGGAATGCAGAATCTGCTTAACATTTAACACAATTTAAAAGCTGCTGAGTGTGGCTGAAATACAACCTTTTCATCCTTGGAACGGGGACAACACTCTGCAACCCGCCACCTTCAGTGGGTTGTCCTGGGATCCTTAGACGCTCAGCATCTGACGGAGCAGCTGAAATGTAGGGAATGGGAATCACGTTCATGGGGAACCCTGGTCTCGGGTGAGCAAGCGGCAGGTGGATCCCGCTACCTGTCAGTTCCCCCCCAGGCCCTAATACAGTGAGGACGGCGACAAGGAAACACTTACTGTGGGTGATTTTCCTGTGTCGTCACATTTAATCCTTGCAGGAGCCCCGTGGACACCCTCAGCTCTCGTCCCCGTGCTTCCCATGCGGGACCTCGAGGCTTAGACAGTTTAGGAAATCGCCCAAGGCCTCTCAGCTAGTAAAGGGCAGATCTGGAACCTGAACACAGGTCTGTCTCACCCCAGAGCTCACGCCTCGGGGACCTGCTGGCCAAGAGCCCAGGCCTGGATCCCCAGGAGCCCTCACCCGGTCCACATGGCGTGGGGGCCATGCTAGCTGGGCTCCTGCCTCAGTTACCTGGGGCTGTCAAAAGAAGACAGCATAGACCcggcagcttaaacaacagaatctTTTATtcacacagttctggaggatgAGAGTACAAAATCAAGGTTTGGGCCAATACGGTTTCTGATGAGAGGGATTGAACGCTGTGCTGTGGGACTCATGACATTAGTGTCCCGATATGctaggagggatggggtagcctAGCCATGTCAGTGACCCAACTCAGTGGACCTTGTGGGGGCCAGATTGGGGCCTCACCTCTCCCTGGCTGTCACCTGCTGGGGTAACCAGCCGCCCCCTCGGCGCCTGGACACACACCAGGTGTGGGCTCCCAGCTCGAGCGGGTCAGGACCCAGGGGGACTCGGCTGGGTCCTCAGGCCCGGGGTCTCTGGGATGGACACTAAGGTctggctggggctgcagggagcTCAAGGGTCACCCGGGAGATGTGCGTCCAGGCTCCCGTGGGTGCTTGCTGGCGGGGTGCTCTTCCTGTGTCTGCTGGACGGAGGCCTCACCCCTCCCTGGCTGTTGGCCGAGGCTGCCCTCCGTCCCTCCTCATGGGGGCCTTTCCACGGGGCTGCCCACAACACGGCGGCGGGCTTCATCAGAGCGAGCAGGAGACAGAGTGAGCGCAAGACCCTGTCACACCCTTGTAGGACCTGCTGTCCCTGAGGGCCATCCATCATGTTGGCGGCACACGGCTCCTTAGAGGCGAGTCACTGGGGCAGCCCCCAGTCCAGGGACAGAGCTTGCACGGCCTGTGGGCAGGAGGGGTCTCTGCAGCCCCATGAGAAGCTGCCTCCTGCAGAGATGCAGTTGGGGTGGACCGAAAATGTGCTCATGCTTCGGATCCCAGGTCTCCTGACATTCATGCTCTCGCTGTTAGGGCTCAGGACAGTGCAGGGGAGCAAGTTCACGTGACCTGTTCAAGGGACGCTCCCCGGGGACCAGGAGGGATTCCAGCCTCGCCTCAGGTTCATGGCACCGTCCTGCCTTCCAAGACTCAAGGGGAGCACATGGGATGGATTTCATGAAGAAGATGGGTTCTAGggttttctcctttattcctaGTGAAAACCACTCACATTTTCTGTCTTATGTCCTAGGCGTCTGCAGTGCTGTGACCCAGAGTTCTGGAGCCCATGCTTCTGGAGTTGAGGATTCTGGAATCCCTGTTTCTCTGAAGGGGACTCAAGGAGCTTCTGTGTGGTTTCATGTGATCAGAAGTCCAGAATTACCTCCAGAGGTCGGGCTGGAGAAGATTTCATGGGGCATTGTATCCAAGTCAAACTACATAGTCATGCTGCACGTGTTTCCTGGGAGAGATGTTCCAGAATGGGTCAACTTCCAGGACAAGTTCGAGAAGAGGGTCCATGTGCTCAACATAACGACCCTGAGGATTGATAACCTGACCCTTGAGGACAGTGGGCGGTACCGGGCTCGAGAGTCCTACAGGAGAGGAAGACAGCATGACCAGGATTTCCACCTGAGGGTCTACGGTACGTGGCGGCCCCTCCCCCCGTCCCATAGCTgacctccttcctctgtccctgggAGTGTCCACGCGCCCCGCTTGCAGGATTCCTTCCCGACCCCAGCCTTCAGACACGATCTTCTCCCCTCAAATTGGATGCCGTGTGTCCATCACAAATGCAGGCAGAGCGGAGACTCACATGAGGGATAAGTCACTTCGGTGCTTCAGGAGTGGAACAGGGAATGGGGGGAAATGGGGATTTTGCCGTAACACTCACTGTGCCCACGGGACTCAGGGCACTCAGTGTGACTATTAGCTGTCCAGTGCTGCTGTAGCTGGTGACTGACCCTCATGGCTGACCACACCACCACCTGCGCGTCCTCCTGGGCTGTGGAGCAGGAGTCAGACCCCAGAGCCTCTGCCATGAGGTCTGGGTGtcggcagggctgtgctcctctCTGGAGGCCCGGGGAGAATCCCTTTCTGTTCCTGTCCCCCCTTCTAGTGGCGCCCGCATCCCCTGGctcgtggccccttcctcccccttcacAGCCGGCACTGGTGGGATGAGTCCCTCTGACGctgcatccctcccacctcctctcctgcctccttccactTGAGAGGACCCTGTGACCACATGCAGACTGTCTGGGGTTCCAGACCAGCTCTAGGATAGGGTCAGCTGGTTcgcagcctcagtttccctttgcCATGGAACCTAAGACACCTGCAGGTTCTGAGGGTCGGCACGTGGCCATGGTTGGGGGACCCTGGTCACCTAGCAGGATCTGGAATCCCGTGTGTGGTTCTCACCGCCCCGTCCCCTTGTCCTTCTCAGCTCCAGCCCGAGGCCAGCTCACTCTCAGACTCCACAGGTCCAGCTCTGAACCTCCACCAATGTAGGAGAAGGTCACAGGACAACCCTTCCTCAGACACTCAGTGAGcagctctctctccctgcccccccctccGCACAGGGAGATGTCCTGCTCCCAAGAGAGTGGTCCAGGAGATTCCCAAGACTGAAGTCACTCTGTCCCTTGTCTTTCTGGGTGGACCCAAGTTCAGGCCATGATGTGACCACACTCAGGGAGGCCATTCCTCGCAGCCACCACTGTGTCCCCCACCACGGTCTCTCCTGGTGGGAGTCTGGGGCTGTTTCTGGGCTCCCAGAGCTGTCCAGTGGCCTAATGCACCAGGGACTGTGCAGTCCCGGGCCCATCCgagcaggagaagcagggccAGGGTCTGGACCAGGAAAATCTTTGACAACTTTTCCTTCTTCTAGGTGACACTCCACTGTCTTAGAATTAATGGGTTTCGGTAGGTGGATCTAGCATTTATTGTATCAAGGGAGATTTTCAAGACTTGTTTGGTCTAGTGAAATCACATAGAGCTGAACTCAGTGGCTCCCTTCCTAATTGGCACTTGCTATGTTTTGGGGTCAGTGTTGTGTTATCTGTAAACTGCAATCACCATCCTTAGGGGGAGGAAGCCAGAGCTTCAGGGAGATACCGCAggagaaagcatgagctgggATGTTCTCCACTCACGTGCAGCTCTGTCCTCTTGTCGCTCCCACCCCAGAGCCCGCACCCCTTCCCCAGATCCGGGCCACGCTTCTGTCCCTCACACCAGGCTGGTGCAACGTCACTGTGGAGTGTGACACCACGGGAACCAGGGAGGACCTGATCGTGTCCTGGGAGAGCGAGGGTCTCCCCAGGGAGCTGGAGCAGGGACCCTCCCCAGGACCAGCCCCCAACCCCTGGACCCTGGCTGTGAACCTGACCCTGAGCCAGCCCAGCTCCAGCCTCACCTGTGTGGTCAGCAACCAGGTGGACCAGAAAACTGCCACCCGGGGCCTTGGGAACATTTGTGGCCATGGTGAGTGCAtcctgccagaggggaggggctctCCGGGAGCTCAGGCAGCCCTGGGTGAGGGTTCCCGGCCTCTGTCTTCCACGTTTATGTCACCACCTGCTACCTGGACACACTCCAGGACTCTGGCAGGCACATCCAACCTGCTCCTGCCTTTCTCAGTGTCCCTCCCCTGTTCCTCCCTACCTCTCACCCCTGCTGGTCCAGGCAGCACCCAGCAGGtacctctccccaccctcatccATCATTCCCTGTGTGTCCAGGGTGGTTTTCAGGAGAAGCGATTTGGGGTGTCAGTGGTCTGTGCCATCTGAGGGGTCTGAGCCAGTGAATCAGGATTCAGGGCTCGgggttcctctgcccatttctggtCTCGTGGACACACTTCACACCCACCTGCTTGCCTGCATTCCTGGCTGGGTCCTGCTGTCCTCAGCTTCCAGCCTTGGCTcaggcccctccctctgccctcagccctTCCAAATCAGGAGTcctccactcccccacttgtTCCCCTCCAGGGACCTCTTCCCTGCAGCTGGCTCGGGGGACCTGTGACCCGAGCAGTCCCACAGGGGCATGTGCTGGGTGCAGTTCCAGCATGAAGAGAGTTTGCACAGGGGTCCtcagcctggatggctcagggcCCTGCAGGAGCTGCTGCTGTCCTGCCCTCACACCTCGTCTCCTCTAAGGAGCAGTTAGTGACCCCACACTGAGAGCTGATGCTCTGGCCCAGGATCAGTCTCCTCGGCAGCCTGAacccctggagggcagggccatTTCTGCTTCTACTTTGAATGCCTGTCCCACCCTCAGCCTCGGACAGTTTGCTCACAGTCACTGTGTCcctgaatgtatgaatgaatgaatgacctggTTCCCCGTGtgccccctcacccctccaccccctcctccagctgctgggggacaaggtgaggctgggagaggaggcaGCTGGACCTGCTGCCTCAGCATCCCTAATCCCAGAGGAAGCTCATGGCTCAGTGACCCACTGGACCCTCTGGAAAGAGACTCCTGCCTCCGTCTCATCCTCCTACTGGGCTCCTCCCTGCCTGgtccctctcccacctgccccaggggctgctggCTGCTCCCAGGGCTGGAGAGTTGACCCAGACATCCTGTTCATCGCTCTCCTTCCTGGAATGCCGCACCCACCCTGAATATCGGGGAATCTCCTACTCCTCCCTCGAGACAAGGTTTgcccatcacctcctccaggaggccctcCCTGAGGACCCGGGTACAAGCTGTAAAGCTCTCGTGCCCTGGCATGGCTCTGGCTGGCTGCCTCTGGCAT
This sequence is a window from Neomonachus schauinslandi unplaced genomic scaffold, ASM220157v2 HiC_scaffold_378, whole genome shotgun sequence. Protein-coding genes within it:
- the LOC110581951 gene encoding SLAM family member 9-like, whose amino-acid sequence is MGTCSEDPHLCGASWLLGFTSLLLSVCSAVTQSSGAHASGVEDSGIPVSLKGTQGASVWFHVIRSPELPPEVGLEKISWGIVSKSNYIVMLHVFPGRDVPEWVNFQDKFEKRVHVLNITTLRIDNLTLEDSGRYRARESYRRGRQHDQDFHLRVYEPAPLPQIRATLLSLTPGWCNVTVECDTTGTREDLIVSWESEGLPRELEQGPSPGPAPNPWTLAVNLTLSQPSSSLTCVVSNQVDQKTATRGLGNICGHGAGSQKEHGDPDGGIHYAELSQQEAGDNRDK